One Platichthys flesus chromosome 14, fPlaFle2.1, whole genome shotgun sequence genomic region harbors:
- the per2 gene encoding period circadian protein homolog 2 isoform X2, which yields MSEDSDSKLYHFAILEDQEGASGCRASTSCSSMPRRASGCGSMAQLHRAGGYQGGPDLGHASEGSDSSGQDPPALMHTHRKNTRSRSLPEEDVEMKSSGSSGSGTESHSNESHGSDSHGHSSVGSSNGNSKDSALQESSESNKSSNSHSSSPPSSSNAFSLLSSEQDNPSTSGCSSQESAKAKTQKELIKTLKELKLHLPAEKRSGSKSSTLNMLKHALHCVKQVEANEEYYQLLMTNDSQPSGPDVSSYTIEEIDSITSEYTLKNNDIFAVAVSLTTGRIVYISDQAASILNCKREVFKNTKFVEFLPPQDVSVFYSFTTPYRLPSWSMCTGAESSPPDIMQEKSFFCRISGGKECKGNMQYYPFRMTPYRMKVQDTVHSEDQFCCLLLAERVHSGYDAPRIPTDKRIFTTTHTPSCVFQDVDERAVPLLGYLPQDLIGTSLLLHLHPNDRPIMMAIHRKIIQYAGQPFDHSSIRFCARNGEYITLDTSWSSFVNPWSRKVSFVIGRHKVRMGPVNEDVFVARASSLGETKTMDSDIQDMTEQIHRLLLQPVHSSGSSGHGSLNSNDQLLGLSSSSESINKTKMLREEEELISKARPRTFQEICHGVHLQKSQEQQTPKPDNKKSISKSVQKSPAVVRTKESPTPLKEPWSMEESQTSVQEELAFNDQTVYSYQQISCLDSVVRYLENCIVPINMKRKCLSSSNTTSSNSDEDKQKGTSNIQLSEEPALLKDQSGVSAMDDRDKKSGDAATAVVGTSLPRPVPNKPESVVSVTSQCSYSSTLVHVGDKKPQPESEIIEDVPGAGETTESCRNAGAPHCAVSPPSQERESYKKLGLTKQVLAAHTQKEEQAFLYRFKELSRLTTLQANCSEYLERQREQIASDAVPAARPFKHAGLVTEPVARRETRNKKTKSKRARQVESSDSTESHYSHRHLRQPRINHGLNPTCWSSSDTSQSPYTMTYPAMMPGYPLQGYPTPASLATRTDPPLANFGDNQTAQTPTYPPSIHPGPFTTPMVTPMVALVLPNYMYSAMTPGPQPPQPVYHAETGGFTTQTHPFCQAAFPGQGTFMVQPSFGVQNPFNPQNLFAPTAGYMTPSYHLPLSAEIPKGLGETQSRPSSPQSGFGGGPASPPLFQSGCSSPLNLLELELSADLLDNTVLPPAGQGNTAEREKGASGTPSKPSLSLLGPPGPLFCECTCCACERLSWDKVFSRLRAYSNEASSRGSGNTSDANSLSSGMLDILLQEDSYSGTGSATSGSMGSGSNGRGTSASGTSNSRTSNSRTSGSGVSASVISGSGTGSNNSSKYFGSVDSSQNSQKVKGHLSGSDERPVDMEQSEQFISDIQQVLREDREKLRLLHKNQPCFSEEQKKELMEVHPWMKNGGQPNAIDIKVCSCCDGASETATVSTASAAVAAAMADYQPALDIGDTETGEVGCQHRPRDKLSNTVVVSCHGPSLVSSSQAHTSQTMSCSRFSEGL from the exons ATGTCTGAAGATTCAGATTCCAAACTCTACCACTTCGCAATTCTGGAGGACCAGGAGGGAGCCTCGGGGTGCCGAGCATCCACGTCCTGCAGCTCCATGCCGAGAAGGGCCTCTGGGTGCGGCTCAATGGCACAGCTGCACCGGGCTGGAGGTTACCAAGGTGGGCCCGACCTTGGCCACGCCTCAGAGGGCAGCGACAGCAGCGGCCAGGACCCCCCCGCCTTGATGCACACCCATCGCAAGAACACCCGCTCTCGCTCGCTTCCTGAGGAGGACGTAGAGATGAAGAGCAGTGGGTCGAGTGGGAGCGGGACCGAATCGCACAGCAATGAGAGTCACGGTAGCGACAGCCACGGCCACAGCTCGGTGGGCAGTTCAAATGGAAACAGCAAAGACTCTGCCCTGCAGGAATCTTCTGAAAGCAACAAAAG CTCCAACTCCCACAGCTCGTCTCCACCAAGCAGTTCAAATGCATTCAGTCTGCTGAGCTCAGAGCAGGACAACCCCTCGACCAGTGGCTGCAG TAGTCAAGAGTCCGCCAAAGCCAAGACGCAGAAGGAGCTGATTAAAACCCTGAAAGAGCTGAAGCTTCACCTGCCCGCTGAGAAGAGAAGTGGTAGCAAGTCCTCCACGTTGAACATGCTCAAGCACGCGCTGCACTGTGTCAAACAGGTGGAAG ccaaTGAGGAGTATTACCAGCTTCTGATGACCAATGACAGTCAACCCTCAGGCCCAGATGTGTCTTCTTACACGATAGAGGAAATAGACAGCATTACGTCTGAGTACACCCTCAAGAACAAT GACATCTTTGCAGTGGCAGTGTCTCTGACCACGGGACGCATCGTCTACATTTCGGATCAGGCCGCCTCCATCCTCAACTGCAAGAGAGAAgtgttcaaaaacacaaaattcgTGGAGTTCCTGCCGCCACAAGATGTGAGCGTGTTTTACAGCTTCACAACGCCGTATCGCCTGCCGTCATGGAGCATGTGCACCGGAGCAg AGTCATCCCCGCCTGACATCATGCAAGAGAAATCCTTCTTCTGTCGTATCAG CGGTGGTAAAGAGTGTAAGGGCAACATGCAGTACTATCCCTTCCGCATGACGCCGTATCGGATGAAGGTTCAGGACACCGTCCACTCTGAGGACCAGTTCTGCTGCCTTCTCCTGGCTGAGAGGGTTCACTCTGGTTATGATG CACCCAGAATTCCAACAGACAAGCGGATCTTCACCACCACCCACACTCCCAGTTGCGTGTTCCAGGATGTCGATGAGCG GGCTGTCCCTCTCCTCGGGTACCTCCCTCAGGACCTGATCGGCACatccctcctgctccacctgcatCCCAATGACCGACCCATCATGATGGCCATTCACAGAAAGA TCATTCAGTACGCAGGGCAGCCATTTGACCACTCATCAATCCGCTTCTGTGCTCGAAACGGAGAGTACATCACCCTCGACACCAGCTGGTCCAGTTTCGTCAACCCCTGGAGCCGCAAGGTCTCGTTTGTCATCGGGAGACACAAAGTTCGCAT GGGCCCCGTAAATGAAGATGTTTTTGTGGCCCGGGCCTCGTCTCTCGGGGAGACAAAGACCATGGACTCTGACATCCAGGATATGACAGAGCAGATCCACCGCCTTCTCCTACAG CCGGTTCATAGCAGTGGTTCCAGTGGCCACGGTAGTCTGAACAGCAATGACCAACTTCTGGGACTGTCCTCCTCAAGTGAGAGCATTAACAAGACCAAGATGctgcgagaggaggaggaactgatCAGCAAAGCCAGACCA CGAACTTTTCAGGAAATCTGCCATGGCGTTCACCTTCAGAAGAGTCAGGAGCAGCAGACACCTAAACCAGACAACAAGAAAAGCATCAGCA AGTCTGTACAGAAGAGCCCAGCTGTGGTGCGGACCAAAGAATCGCCCACCCCTCTCAAGGAGCCGTGGTCTATGGAGGAGAGCCAGACATCTGTTCAGGAGGAGCTGGCCTTCAATGATCAGACTGTCTACTCCTACCAGCAGATCAGCTGTTTGGACAGCGTCGTCAG GTATTTGGAGAACTGTATTGTTCCCATCAACATGAAGAGAAAGTGTCTGTCTTCTTCTAACACCACATCCTCCAACTCGGATGAGGACAAACAGAAAGGGACCAGCAACATCCAGTTGTCTGAAG AACCAGCTTTGTTAAAGGATCAGTCTGGAGTTTCTGCTATGGATGATCGAGACAAAAAGTCCGGTGATGCCGCCACTGCAGTAGTTGGCACTTCGCTGCCCCGGCCTGTACCTAACAAACCGGAGAGTGTGGTTTCGGTCACCAGCCAGTGTAGCTACAGTAGCACCTTAGTGCATGTTGGTGACAAGAAACCTCAGCCTGAGTCAG AGATCATAGAGGATGTACCAGGAGCGGGGGAGACGACAGAATCTTGCCGGAACGCTGGGGCTCCTCATTGCGCTGTTTCACCTCCCAGTCAGGAGAGGGAGTCCTACAAGAAACTGGGGCTGACCAAGCAGGTGTTGGCGGCCCACACGcagaaggaggagcaggcctTCCTGTATCGCTTCAAAGAGCTCAGTAGACTCACAACGCTGCAAGCCAACTGCTCCGAGTACCTGGAGCGCCAACGAGAGCAGATCGCCAGTGATG CTGTACCCGCTGCTCGACCCTTCAAACATGCTGGACTGGTTACAGAGCCAGTCGCACGGCGAGAAACACGCAACAAGAAGACCAAGTCGAAGCGAGCAAGGCAGGTTGAGTCCTCGGACAGCACGGAGTCTCACTACAGTCATCGGCATCTGCGTCAACCTCGCATAAACCATGGCCTTAACCCCACCTGCTGGTCCTCTTCTGACACCTCACAGTCCCCGTACACCATGACCTACCCGGCCATGATGCCAGGCTACCCTCTCCAGGGTTACCCCACACCTGCTTCCTTAGCGACTCGCACAGATCCCCCTCTAGCAAATTTTGGGGACAACCAAACTGCCCAAACCCCTACCTACccgccatccatccatcctggtCCCTTCACCACCCCCATGGTCACCCCCATGGTGGCTTTGGTGCTGCCAAACTACATGTACTCTGCAATGACCCCTGGGCCTCAACCACCACAGCCAGTGTACCACGCAGAGACCGGAGGCTTCACCACCCAAACGCATCCTTTTTGTCAGGCTGCCTTTCCAGGCCAGGGCACCTTCATGGTTCAACCCTCCTTCGGTGTCCAGAATCCCTTCAACCCCCAGAACCTTTTTGCCCCCACGGCCGGGTACATGACCCCATCGTACCACCTCCCTCTATCCGCGGAAATCCCAAAGGGCCTGGGAGAGACCCAGTCTCGCCCATCGTCGCCCCAGTCTGGATTTGGAGGAGGTCCGGCATCCCCACCTCTGTTCCAGTCTGGCTGCAGCTCACCCCTCAACCTGCTGGAGTTGGAGCTGTCTGCAGACCTCCTGGACAACACagtgctgccccctgcaggacaaGGGAACACCGCTGAAAGGGAGAAAGGAGCAAGTGGCACTCCATCCAAG CCGTCTCTCAGTCTCCTTGGTCCTCCTGGACCGTTGTTTTGCGAGTGCACGTGCTGTGCCTGTGAGCGTTTGTCTTGGGATAAAGTGTTCTCTAGGCTGAGGGCTTACAGCAATGAG gcaAGCTCACGTGGCAGCGGGAACACCAGCGATGCGAACTCTTTATCCAGCGGCATGTTGGACATTCTGCTCCAAGAGGACTCTTATTCAGGCACAGGCTCGGCCACCTCGGGGTCCATGGGCTCAGGGTCCAACGGACGTGGAACCTCGGCCAGCGGGACGTCCAACAGCCGTACATCTAATAGCAGGACATCAGGCAGTGGAGTGTCGGCGAGTGTGATCTCCGGCAGTGGAACAG GAAGCAACAACAGCAGTAAATACTTTGGCAGCGTGGACTCGTCCCAGAACAGccagaaggtcaaaggtcatctgAGCGGCAGCGACGAAAGGCCCGTGGACATGGAGCAGAGCGAACAGTTCATCAG tgaCATCCAGCAAGTGCTccgagaggacagagagaagctgcggCTGCTGCACAAGAACCAGCCGTGCTTctctgaggagcagaagaaggagCTGATGGAGGTCCACCCCTGGATGAAGAATGGAGGTCAACCCAACGCCATAGACATCAAG GTGTGTTCCTGCTGTGACGGCGCCTCAGAGACAGCTACAGTATcgacagcatcagcagcagtagcagcagcgaTGGCGGACTATCAGCCAGCCCTGGACATCGGTGACACAGAGACGGGGGAGGTCGGCTGCCAGCATAGGCCCAGAGACAAGCTGTCAAACACGGTGGTTGTTTCCTGCCACGGCCCTTCGCTTGTCTCCAGCTCACAGGCGCACACCAGCCAGACAATGAGCTGCTCCCGATTTTCAGAGGGACTTTGA